A single region of the Pseudomonas sp. PDM14 genome encodes:
- a CDS encoding methyl-accepting chemotaxis protein, whose protein sequence is MRLTLKTKVLLLALVPVILFALVLSGAAAKILLDLAEGEVKETRDRLMEESHKELQNYMQIALGSVQALYDQAAPGDTASREQAIAILSKIKYGKDGYFFGHDSNVVRLFRGDSPVDVGKNLSDRKDPNGVYVNRELVRVAKDSSYYVQYSSPLPTNEKVMVPKLAYSYYLSKWDMALGTAINLDGVEAEVAKVQLAIDERISTILSSVLVIAVILLVIFGIAGLALANAFLKPLQQIKDNLDDIAAGEGDLTRRLPVNSNDELGQLAGSFNQFVEKIHGLVRQIVDMTGQLTGLVAEVSSQAQRSEQAMDRQRHETDQVATAINEMSAAAHEVAKSAQGAAEAAQQTDQEGQAAKKVVDGSITRIHALVGDIRSSGQSLDSLQQDVQSIVSVLGVIRSIAEQTNLLALNAAIEAARAGEAGRGFAVVADEVRALASRTQQSTQEIQGMIDRLQQGTQEAVTSMRRSSDAGDITSEQANQAGSSLDAIAQLIGTINAMNAQIASAAEEQTAVAEEINRSVHQIAVAVDSVADETQHGAQTARSLAALGERLSSLVRQFRI, encoded by the coding sequence ATGCGCCTCACACTAAAAACAAAAGTACTGCTGCTGGCCCTGGTGCCGGTGATCCTCTTCGCCCTGGTTCTTAGTGGCGCTGCTGCCAAGATTCTGCTCGACCTCGCCGAGGGCGAGGTCAAGGAAACCCGCGACCGCCTGATGGAGGAAAGCCACAAGGAGCTGCAGAACTACATGCAGATCGCCCTGGGCTCGGTGCAGGCGCTCTATGACCAGGCGGCACCAGGCGACACCGCCAGCCGCGAGCAGGCCATTGCCATCCTGTCGAAGATCAAGTACGGCAAGGATGGCTACTTCTTCGGCCATGACTCCAACGTGGTGCGCCTGTTCCGCGGCGACAGCCCGGTTGACGTGGGCAAGAACCTCTCCGATCGCAAGGACCCCAACGGCGTCTACGTCAACCGCGAACTGGTGCGGGTGGCCAAGGACAGCAGCTACTACGTGCAATACAGCTCGCCGCTGCCGACCAACGAGAAGGTCATGGTGCCCAAGCTGGCGTACAGCTATTACCTGAGCAAATGGGACATGGCGCTCGGTACCGCGATCAACCTGGATGGCGTCGAGGCCGAGGTGGCCAAGGTGCAACTGGCCATCGACGAGCGCATCAGCACCATCCTCAGCAGCGTGCTGGTGATCGCGGTGATCCTTCTGGTGATCTTCGGTATCGCTGGCCTGGCCCTGGCCAATGCTTTCCTCAAGCCGTTGCAGCAGATCAAGGACAACCTCGACGACATCGCCGCCGGTGAAGGTGACCTGACCCGACGCCTGCCAGTGAACAGCAATGACGAGCTGGGCCAGTTGGCCGGATCGTTCAACCAGTTCGTCGAGAAGATCCACGGCCTGGTGCGGCAGATCGTCGACATGACCGGCCAGCTCACCGGCCTGGTGGCCGAGGTGTCGTCCCAGGCGCAGCGCTCGGAACAGGCGATGGATCGCCAGCGTCACGAAACCGACCAGGTGGCGACGGCGATCAACGAGATGTCCGCCGCCGCCCATGAGGTGGCCAAGAGTGCCCAGGGCGCGGCCGAAGCGGCGCAGCAGACCGATCAGGAAGGCCAGGCGGCGAAGAAGGTGGTGGATGGCAGCATCACGCGCATCCATGCCCTGGTCGGCGACATCCGCAGCAGCGGGCAGTCGCTCGACAGCCTGCAGCAGGACGTGCAGTCGATTGTCAGCGTGCTCGGCGTGATTCGCTCCATCGCCGAACAGACCAACCTGCTCGCGCTCAACGCGGCCATCGAGGCGGCGCGCGCCGGCGAGGCCGGGCGAGGCTTTGCCGTGGTCGCCGACGAGGTGCGTGCGCTGGCCAGCCGCACGCAGCAGAGCACCCAGGAAATCCAGGGCATGATCGACCGCCTGCAACAGGGCACCCAGGAGGCGGTGACGTCGATGCGCCGCTCCAGCGATGCCGGTGACATCACCAGCGAGCAGGCCAACCAGGCCGGTTCGTCACTGGATGCCATCGCCCAGCTGATCGGCACCATCAACGCCATGAACGCGCAGATCGCCAGCGCCGCCGAGGAGCAGACCGCGGTGGCCGAGGAGATCAACCGCAGCGTGCACCAGATCGCCGTGGCGGTGGACAGCGTGGCCGATGAAACCCAGCACGGAGCGCAGACCGCGCGCAGCCTGGCGGCTCTGGGCGAGCGCCTGAGCTCGCTGGTGCGGCAGTTCCGCATCTGA
- a CDS encoding AI-2E family transporter encodes MSSDRIEQKTFLLLLVIVTLAFGWILLPFYGAVFWAVVLAVIFGPLQRRLALRIGGRGNLSALITLLICLTVAILPVIAITSMLVSEGTVIYQRIESGELDVGAYVEQTKAMLPGSVQTQLDRFGLGDFDAVRDRIAKGALAGSQFLATKAFSIGQDTFQFVIGFFLMLYLLYFFLRDGPELVRTVRTAIPLVDTQKRRLQIKFTRVVRATVKGNIVVAAVQGALGGVIFWILGIPSPLIWGVLMAFLSLLPAVGCGIVWVPVALYLLLSGQMVQGVVLVLFGVLVIGLVDNILRPLLVGKDTRMPDYLILISTLGGLTLFGLNGFVIGPLIAALFIACWDLYSSSKRTVRLP; translated from the coding sequence ATGTCGTCAGACCGTATCGAACAGAAAACCTTTCTCCTGCTGCTGGTCATCGTCACCCTGGCCTTCGGCTGGATTCTGCTGCCGTTCTACGGTGCGGTGTTCTGGGCGGTGGTGCTGGCGGTGATCTTCGGCCCGCTGCAGCGGCGCCTGGCGCTGCGCATCGGTGGGCGTGGCAACCTGTCGGCGCTGATCACGCTGCTGATCTGCCTGACGGTGGCGATCCTCCCGGTGATCGCCATCACCAGCATGCTGGTCAGCGAAGGCACGGTGATCTACCAGCGCATCGAGTCCGGTGAGCTGGATGTCGGCGCCTATGTCGAACAAACCAAGGCCATGCTGCCCGGCAGCGTGCAGACCCAGCTCGACCGCTTTGGCCTGGGCGATTTCGATGCGGTTCGTGATCGTATCGCCAAAGGTGCGCTGGCCGGCAGTCAGTTCCTCGCGACCAAGGCGTTCTCCATCGGCCAGGACACGTTCCAGTTCGTCATCGGCTTTTTCCTGATGCTCTACCTGCTGTATTTCTTCCTGCGTGACGGCCCGGAGCTGGTGCGCACCGTGCGCACGGCGATCCCGCTGGTGGATACGCAGAAGCGCCGCCTGCAGATCAAGTTCACCCGCGTGGTGCGCGCCACGGTGAAGGGCAACATCGTTGTCGCCGCGGTGCAGGGTGCGCTGGGCGGGGTGATCTTCTGGATTCTCGGTATTCCCAGCCCGCTGATCTGGGGGGTGCTGATGGCCTTCCTGTCGCTGCTGCCGGCCGTGGGCTGCGGCATCGTCTGGGTGCCGGTCGCGCTGTACCTGCTGCTCAGCGGGCAGATGGTCCAGGGCGTGGTGCTGGTGCTGTTCGGCGTGCTGGTGATCGGCCTGGTCGACAACATCCTGCGCCCGTTGCTGGTGGGCAAGGACACGCGCATGCCGGACTACCTGATCCTCATCTCCACCCTCGGTGGCCTGACCCTGTTCGGCCTCAACGGCTTCGTCATCGGGCCGCTGATCGCCGCATTGTTTATCGCCTGCTGGGATCTCTACAGCAGTAGCAAGCGCACCGTGCGTCTGCCGTAG
- the nuoN gene encoding NADH-quinone oxidoreductase subunit NuoN, translating into MQLTIQHFIALLPLLVTSITVVVVMLAIAWKRNHSMTFGLSVVGLNLALLSIIPALGVTPLEVTPLLLIDTYACYYMALVLAATLACITLIHAYLGGDSGKGYPGNREELYLLMLLSATGGLVLVSAQHLAGLFIGLELLSVPTYGMIAYAFFNKRSLEAGIKYMVLSAAGSAFLLFGMALLYAESGSLSFAGIGAKLAADGLPSLIAQIGMGMMLIGLAFKLSLVPFHLWTPDVYEGAPAPVAAFLATASKVAVFAVLLRLYQVSPVAAGGWLNELLTLIAIASILFGNLLALLQNNLKRLLGYSSIAHFGYLLVALIASKGLAVEAIGVYLATYVLTSLGAFGVITLMSTPYSGRDADALYEYRGLFWRRPYLTAVLTVMMLSLAGIPLTAGFIGKFYVVAAGVQAQQWWLLGALVLGSAIGVFYYLRVMVTLFMVEPNLRRHDADMHWAQHAGGIMLLLVALLTFGLGVYPQPLLELVQHAGLVPLAP; encoded by the coding sequence ATGCAACTGACGATTCAACACTTCATCGCCCTGCTGCCGCTGCTGGTCACCAGCATCACCGTCGTCGTGGTGATGCTGGCCATCGCCTGGAAGCGCAACCACTCGATGACCTTCGGCCTGTCCGTGGTCGGCCTCAACCTGGCGCTGCTGTCGATCATCCCGGCCCTGGGCGTGACGCCGCTGGAAGTCACCCCGCTGCTGCTGATCGACACCTACGCCTGCTACTACATGGCACTGGTGCTCGCCGCCACGCTGGCCTGCATCACCCTGATCCACGCGTACCTGGGCGGCGATTCGGGCAAGGGTTATCCGGGCAACCGCGAAGAGCTGTACCTGCTGATGCTGCTGTCCGCCACCGGCGGCCTGGTCCTGGTCAGCGCGCAACACCTGGCCGGCCTGTTCATCGGCCTGGAACTGCTCTCGGTGCCGACCTACGGCATGATCGCTTACGCCTTCTTCAACAAGCGCTCGCTGGAAGCCGGCATCAAGTACATGGTCCTGTCGGCCGCCGGCTCGGCGTTCCTGCTGTTCGGCATGGCCCTGCTCTACGCCGAATCCGGCAGCCTCAGCTTCGCTGGTATCGGCGCCAAGCTGGCGGCGGATGGCCTGCCCAGCCTGATCGCCCAGATCGGCATGGGCATGATGCTGATCGGCCTGGCCTTCAAGCTGTCGCTGGTACCGTTCCACCTGTGGACGCCGGACGTCTACGAAGGCGCGCCGGCACCGGTCGCCGCCTTCCTCGCCACCGCCAGCAAGGTCGCGGTGTTCGCCGTGTTGCTGCGCCTGTACCAGGTTTCCCCAGTTGCCGCTGGCGGCTGGCTGAACGAGCTGCTGACGCTGATCGCCATTGCCTCGATCCTCTTCGGCAACCTGTTGGCCCTGCTGCAGAACAACCTCAAGCGCCTGCTCGGCTACTCCTCCATCGCCCACTTCGGCTACCTGCTGGTGGCGCTGATCGCCAGCAAGGGCCTGGCCGTGGAAGCAATTGGCGTGTACCTGGCCACCTACGTGCTGACCAGCCTGGGCGCGTTCGGCGTGATCACCCTGATGTCCACGCCCTACAGCGGCCGCGACGCCGACGCCCTGTACGAGTACCGCGGCCTGTTCTGGCGCCGTCCGTACCTGACCGCCGTGCTCACCGTGATGATGCTGTCGCTGGCGGGCATCCCGCTGACCGCCGGTTTCATCGGCAAGTTCTACGTGGTCGCCGCCGGCGTGCAGGCGCAGCAGTGGTGGCTGCTCGGCGCGCTGGTCCTGGGTAGCGCCATCGGCGTGTTCTATTACCTGCGCGTGATGGTCACCCTGTTCATGGTCGAGCCGAACCTGCGCCGCCACGATGCGGACATGCACTGGGCGCAACACGCTGGCGGCATCATGCTGCTGCTCGTCGCCCTGCTCACCTTCGGGCTGGGCGTGTACCCGCAACCGCTACTGGAGCTGGTGCAGCACGCCGGTCTTGTGCCCCTCGCGCCCTGA